A DNA window from Streptomyces sp. B21-083 contains the following coding sequences:
- a CDS encoding adenosine deaminase, producing MTASPVDTATLRRLPKAVLHDHLDGGLRPATLVELAAEIGHTLPTTDPDELAAWYYEAANSGDLVRYIATFEHTLAVMQTREGLLRTAEEYVLDLAEDGVVYAEVRYAPELNVNGGLTLPEVVETVQEGLAAGMAKAAAAGTPVRVGTLLCGMRMFDRVREAADLAVAFRDAGVVGFDIAGAEDGFPPADHLAAFEHLRSESVPFTIHAGEAHGLPSIHQALQVCGAQRIGHGVRITDDIVDGKLGHLAGWVRDRRIALEMCPTSNLQTGAATSIAEHPITALRDLGFRVTLNTDNRLVSGTTMTREMSLLVEEAGWTVEDLRTVTVNAVKSAFIPFDERGALIQDVVLPGYASAL from the coding sequence ATGACCGCGTCCCCCGTCGACACCGCCACCCTTCGCCGCCTCCCCAAGGCCGTGCTGCACGACCACCTCGACGGCGGCCTGCGCCCCGCCACCCTGGTCGAGCTCGCCGCCGAGATCGGCCACACCCTGCCCACCACCGACCCGGACGAGCTGGCCGCCTGGTACTACGAGGCCGCCAACTCCGGTGACCTGGTGCGCTACATAGCCACCTTCGAGCACACCCTCGCCGTGATGCAGACCCGCGAGGGCCTGCTGCGCACCGCCGAGGAGTACGTCCTCGACCTCGCCGAGGACGGCGTCGTCTACGCCGAGGTGCGCTACGCGCCCGAACTGAACGTGAACGGCGGCCTGACCCTCCCCGAGGTCGTCGAGACCGTCCAGGAGGGGCTGGCGGCGGGTATGGCGAAGGCCGCCGCCGCGGGCACCCCGGTGCGGGTCGGGACGCTGCTGTGCGGGATGCGCATGTTCGACCGAGTCCGTGAGGCCGCCGATCTGGCCGTCGCCTTCCGGGACGCCGGCGTCGTCGGCTTCGACATCGCGGGCGCCGAGGACGGCTTCCCGCCCGCCGACCACCTCGCCGCCTTCGAACACCTGCGCAGCGAGAGCGTGCCGTTCACCATCCACGCCGGCGAGGCCCACGGTCTGCCCAGCATCCACCAGGCTCTCCAGGTCTGCGGCGCCCAGCGCATCGGCCACGGCGTCCGTATCACCGACGACATCGTGGACGGCAAGCTCGGCCACCTCGCGGGCTGGGTGCGCGACCGCCGGATCGCCCTGGAGATGTGCCCGACCTCCAACCTCCAGACGGGCGCGGCCACGTCGATCGCCGAGCATCCCATCACCGCCCTGCGCGACCTGGGCTTCCGCGTCACCCTCAACACCGACAACCGGCTCGTCTCCGGTACGACGATGACCCGCGAGATGTCCTTGCTCGTCGAAGAGGCCGGCTGGACCGTCGAGGACCTGCGCACGGTCACCGTGAACGCCGTCAAGAGCGCGTTCATCCCCTTCGACGAGCGGGGCGCCCTCATCCAGGATGTCGTCCTGCCGGGCTACGCCTCGGCGCTCTGA
- a CDS encoding VOC family protein — MRRIALITLVVGDYDEAIRFYTDALGFRLAEDSPRPDGSRWIVVEPGAAGTGTGLVLARAKDENQRSRIGDQTGGRVGFFLHTDDFARDHARMSAAGVTFLEEPRHEPYGSVAVFQDLYGNRWDLLQPATG; from the coding sequence ATGAGACGCATCGCCCTGATCACCCTCGTCGTCGGCGACTACGACGAGGCGATCCGCTTCTACACCGACGCGCTCGGCTTCCGGCTCGCCGAGGACAGTCCGCGCCCCGACGGCTCCCGCTGGATCGTCGTCGAGCCGGGCGCCGCGGGCACGGGCACCGGCCTGGTGCTCGCCCGCGCCAAGGACGAGAACCAGCGATCCCGGATCGGCGACCAGACCGGCGGACGGGTCGGCTTCTTCCTGCACACCGACGACTTCGCCCGCGACCACGCCCGGATGAGCGCCGCCGGCGTGACCTTCCTGGAGGAGCCGCGCCATGAGCCGTACGGCTCGGTGGCCGTCTTCCAGGACCTCTACGGCAACCGCTGGGACCTCCTCCAGCCCGCCACCGGCTGA
- a CDS encoding phosphatase PAP2 family protein, with translation MNRDHAVARAGSPALGSLVAFVLLALLAVTITMRGGGTLLGDRELLDWSLAHRPDVAVTLARLLTHTGTGFVPYALVALAGYLLGRTPRQRIQAAAACLACLVAAQAVRFSLMALLSRPRPATAHWVTDAGHWSFPSGHTTTSAVTAGLLVLAVWTRAPRGRRVIAAAVGCWGLLIGLTRVYLGVHWFSDVVGGWLFAVWWLGLTAYGVTRFAPDAWEEALLSGEGTARARVSPPDAAGPGSESELIRGKVGIAPESDCGAPPPSAALPGVECHVRAAEADRIALPSERDVSQR, from the coding sequence GTGAACCGTGACCATGCCGTCGCAAGGGCCGGCTCCCCCGCGCTGGGGAGCCTGGTCGCTTTCGTGCTGCTGGCCTTGCTCGCCGTCACGATCACGATGCGGGGCGGCGGCACCCTCCTCGGCGACCGAGAGCTGCTGGACTGGTCGCTCGCCCACCGCCCGGACGTGGCGGTCACCCTCGCCCGACTGTTGACCCACACCGGCACGGGCTTCGTTCCGTACGCCCTGGTCGCCCTCGCCGGTTACCTGCTCGGCCGGACCCCACGGCAGCGGATCCAGGCGGCCGCCGCCTGTCTCGCCTGTCTGGTCGCCGCCCAGGCGGTGCGGTTCTCGCTGATGGCACTGCTGTCCCGTCCCCGGCCCGCGACGGCGCACTGGGTGACGGACGCCGGGCACTGGTCGTTCCCCTCGGGTCACACGACCACCTCGGCCGTCACTGCCGGGCTGCTCGTCCTGGCCGTGTGGACACGGGCGCCGCGCGGCCGGCGCGTGATCGCCGCCGCGGTCGGCTGCTGGGGCCTGCTGATCGGGCTGACCAGGGTCTATCTGGGCGTCCACTGGTTCTCGGACGTCGTCGGCGGCTGGCTGTTCGCCGTGTGGTGGCTGGGCCTGACGGCGTACGGGGTGACGCGCTTCGCCCCGGACGCGTGGGAGGAAGCGCTTCTGAGCGGCGAGGGAACAGCGCGGGCGAGAGTGTCGCCGCCCGACGCAGCGGGGCCGGGATCAGAGTCCGAACTCATACGTGGCAAGGTGGGGATCGCGCCGGAGTCCGACTGCGGCGCACCCCCACCGAGCGCTGCCCTTCCAGGAGTTGAGTGCCATGTCCGAGCTGCCGAAGCCGACCGGATCGCCCTCCCATCAGAACGTGACGTTTCCCAGCGCTGA
- a CDS encoding dienelactone hydrolase family protein — protein MSELPKPTGSPSHQNVTFPSADTTAHGYLALPPAGSGPGVIVIQEWWGLTDHIADVTDRLAREGFVALAPDLYGGNVAHESEEALRMMLALPVPKGVELLSGAVDYLLARPEVTSETVGSVGFCMGGGFVLYQAAADPRVSAAVPFYGVIQGELPDFSGLKAEVLGHYGELDASIPVESLEPLREAIKEQSGITPDLRVYPADHAFFNDSRPVYDAESAASAWESTVPFLKEQVR, from the coding sequence ATGTCCGAGCTGCCGAAGCCGACCGGATCGCCCTCCCATCAGAACGTGACGTTTCCCAGCGCTGACACCACCGCGCACGGCTATCTGGCACTGCCTCCGGCCGGGAGCGGGCCCGGCGTCATAGTCATCCAGGAGTGGTGGGGTCTGACTGACCACATCGCTGACGTCACCGACCGGCTCGCGCGGGAGGGCTTCGTCGCCCTCGCCCCCGACCTCTACGGCGGCAATGTGGCGCACGAGAGCGAGGAGGCACTGCGCATGATGCTGGCCCTGCCGGTACCGAAGGGTGTCGAGCTGCTCTCCGGCGCGGTCGACTACCTGCTGGCGCGGCCCGAGGTCACCTCGGAGACGGTCGGCTCGGTCGGTTTCTGCATGGGCGGCGGCTTCGTGCTCTACCAGGCCGCCGCCGACCCGCGCGTCAGCGCCGCCGTGCCGTTCTACGGCGTGATCCAGGGCGAGCTGCCCGACTTCTCCGGGCTGAAGGCCGAGGTACTGGGCCACTACGGCGAACTCGACGCGAGCATCCCGGTGGAGAGCCTGGAGCCGCTGCGCGAGGCCATCAAGGAACAGTCCGGCATCACCCCGGACCTGCGCGTGTACCCGGCCGACCACGCCTTCTTCAACGACTCGCGCCCGGTGTACGACGCCGAGTCGGCGGCCTCGGCGTGGGAGAGCACGGTGCCGTTCCTGAAGGAACAGGTGCGCTGA